A part of Silurus meridionalis isolate SWU-2019-XX chromosome 18, ASM1480568v1, whole genome shotgun sequence genomic DNA contains:
- the LOC124401431 gene encoding dystrobrevin beta-like isoform X1, protein MIEDGGRRGRTMVDKKQIFTEMKEQNFDLIRLSTYRTACKLRFVQKKCNLHLVDVWNMIEAFRDNGLNTLEHSTELSVSRLETIVSSVFYQLNKRLPTTYQINVQQSINLLLNFLLAAHDSEGQGSVTVFSVKVMLALLCGGKIVDKLRYIFSQISDSQGAMTLPKFDLFLTEALKLPSAVFEAPSFGYTQRFARSCFPQQKKVMLNTFLDTLMADSPPQCLIWLPLLHRLANVENVFHPVSCSYCRSESMVGFRYRCQQCFNYQLCQTCFWRGHASGNHSNQHQMKEHSSWKSPAKKLGRAISKSFGCVPSREPPHPVYPEDPERPLDLSNIVPPVQYQTT, encoded by the exons ATGATTGAGGACGGAGGGAGGAGAGGAAGGACGATGGTCGAcaaaaagcagatcttcaccgAGATGA AAGAGCAGAATTTTGACCTGATCCGGCTCTCTACGTATCGCACGGCCTGCAAACTCCGCTTCGTCCAGAAGAAATGCAACT TGCACCTGGTGGACGTGTGGAACATGATCGAGGCGTTTCGGGACAACGGCCTGAACACGTTGGAGCACAGCACCGAGCTGAGCGTGTCCCGGCTGGAAACCATCGTCTCGTCCGTCTTCTACCAACTCAACAAGCGTCTGCCCACCACCTACCAGATCAACGTCCAGCAGAGCATCAACCTCCTGCTCAACTTCCTGCTGGCTGCTCACGACAG tgaAGGCCAGGGCAGCGTGACGGTGTTCTCCGTGAAGGTCATGCTAGCTTTACTGTGCGGAGGGAAGATCGTGGATAAACTGCGCT atattTTTTCTCAGATCTCCGACTCTCAAGGAGCGATGACTCTGCCGAAGTTTGATCTCTTCCTGACTGAGGCACTGAAGCTGCCGTCCGCTGTGTTCGAAGCTCCGTCCTTTGGCTACACGCAACGATTCGCCCGCTCCTGCTTCCCAcagcag aAGAAGGTGATGTTGAACACATTTCTGGACACGTTGATGGCTGATTCTCCTCCCCAGTGTCTTATTTGGTTGCCCCTCTTACACCGCCTGGCAAACGTAGAGAAcg tctTCCACCCGGTCAGCTGTTCATACTGTCGCAGTGAGAGCATGGTTGGTTTTCGGTATCGCTGTCAGCAGTGCTTCAACTACCAGCTGTGCCAGACGTGCTTCTGGCGTGGCCATGCCAGCGGTAACCATAGCAACCAGCACCAAATGAAGGAGCACTCATCCTGG aaATCTCCTGCTAAGAAGTTGGGTCGTGCCATCAGTAAATCATTTGGGTGTGTCCCGAGCCGAGAACCCCCTCACCCCGTCTACCCAGAGGACCCAGAGAGACCCCTGGACCTTTCCAAcattgt TCCGCCCGTCCAGTACCAAACAACTTGA